The proteins below come from a single Miscanthus floridulus cultivar M001 chromosome 1, ASM1932011v1, whole genome shotgun sequence genomic window:
- the LOC136535719 gene encoding glutamyl-tRNA reductase, chloroplastic-like, with product MMPSTASATAAAVAFGAAAKPRGPSLAPCARVAAGGRRRSGVVVRCDAGVEAQVQAVAKASSIAALEQFKISADRYMKERSSIAVIGLSVHTAPVEMREKIAVAEELWPRAIQELTSLNHIEEAAVLSTCNRMEIYVVALSWNRGIREVVDWMSKKSGIPASELREHLFMLRDSDATRHLFEVSAGLDSLVLGEGQILAQVKQVVRSGQNSGGLGKNIDRMFKDAITAGKRVRSETNISSGAVSVSSAAVELALMKLPKSEALSARMLLIGAGKMGKLVIKHLIAKGCKKVVVVNRSVERVDAIREETKDIEIVYRPLSEMYEAAAEADVVFTSTASETPLFTKEHADALPTISDAMGGVRLFVDISVPRNVSACVSEIGSARVYNVDDLKEVVEANKEDRLRKAMEAQTIITEELKRFEAWRDSLETVPTIKKLRSYADRIRASELEKCLQKIGDDVLTKKMRRAIEELSTGIVNKLLHGPLQHLRCDGSNSRTLDETLENMHALNRMFSLDTEKAIIEQKIKAKVEKTQN from the exons ATGATGCCGAGCACGGCGTCAgcgaccgccgccgccgtggcatTCGGGGCAGCCGCCAAGCCGCGGGGACCGTCGTTGGCTCCCTGCGCAAGGGTGGCCGCCGGCGGCAGGCGGCGCTCCGGGGTGGTGGTGCGGTGCGACGCCGGCGTGGAGGCCCAGGTGCAGGCGGTGGCCAAGGCCTCCAGCATCGCCGCGCTCGAGCAGTTCAAGATCTCCGCCGACC GGTACATGAAGGAAAGGAGTAGCATAGCTGTGATTGGCCTCAGTGTGCACACAGCACCAGTAGAGATGCGTGAAAAAATTGCGGTTGCAGAGGAACTATGGCCCCGTGCTATTCAAGAACTTACGAGTCTAAACCATATTGAAGAGGCTGCTGTTCTTAGTACCTGTAATAGAATGGAAATTTATGTGGTGGCCCTATCATGGAACCGAGGTATCAGAGAAGTAGTGGACTGGATGTCAAAG AAAAGTGGTATTCCTGCTTCTGAGCTTAGGGAGCACCTGTTCATGCTGCGTGACAGTGATGCTACACGCCATCTGTTTGAGGTATCGGCTGGGCTGGACTCTTTGGTTCTCGGCGAAGGACAAATCCTTGCTCAAGTTAAACAAGTTGTGAGAAGTGGACAAAACAGTGGAGGCCTGGGAAAGAACATTGATAGAATGTTCAAGGATGCAATTACAGCTGGAAAGCGTGTGCGTTCTGAGACTAACATATCATCTGGTGCTGTTTCTGTCAGTTCAGCGGCAGTTGAATTGGCCCTGATGAAGCTTCCAAAGTCTGAAGCCCTGTCAGCTAGGATGCTTTTGATTGGTGCTGGCAAAATGGGAAAATTAGTGATCAAACATCTGATTGCCAAAGGATGCAAGAAGGTGGTTGTGGTCAACCGTTCAGTGGAAAGGGTGGATGCAATCCGCGAGGAGACGAAAGATATCGAGATTGTGTACAGGCCGCTCTCAGAGATGTATGAAGCTGCAGCTGAAGCTGACGTCGTGTTCACGAGCACTGCATCTGAAACCCCATTGTTCACAAAAGAGCACGCAGATGCACTTCCCACTATTTCTGATGCCATGGGTGGTGTTCGGCTTTTCGTCGACATATCTGTCCCAAGGAATGTCAGTGCGTGTGTCTCTGAAATTGGCTCCGCACGAGTATACAATGTTGATGACCTGAAAGAGGTGGTGGAAGCCAACAAGGAAGACCGTCTCAGGAAGGCAATGGAGGCGCAAACAATCATCACTGAAGAGCTGAAACGGTTTGAGGCATGGAGGGACTCTCTGGAGACCGTTCCAACCATCAAGAAGCTGAGGTCATATGCCGACAGGATCCGGGCCTCGGAGCTCGAGAAGTGCCTACAGAAGATCGGGGATGACGTTCTCACCAAGAAGATGAGGAGAGCTATCGAGGAGCTAAGCACCGGCATTGTGAACAAACTCCTCCACGGTCCGCTGCAGcacctgaggtgcgacggcagtaATAGCCGCACCCTTGATGAGACGCTCGAGAACATGCACGCTCTCAACCGGATGTTCAGCCTCGACACTGAGAAGGCGATCATCGAGCAGAAGATCAAGGCTAAGGTGGAGAAGACCCAAAATTGA